A single genomic interval of Pochonia chlamydosporia 170 chromosome 7, whole genome shotgun sequence harbors:
- a CDS encoding GCN5-related N-acetyltransferase (GNAT) domain-containing protein (similar to Metarhizium robertsii ARSEF 23 XP_007819329.1), whose translation MDIRVLTSADLPLIQHANLENLPENYFLKYYLYHALSWPQLSYVAVDVSRPAKGPYDYPKIVGYVLAKMEEEPTDGVPHGHITSLSVMRTHRRLGIAEKLMRQSQLAMVESFQAKYVSLHVRVSNVAARHLYEDTLGFKNEKVEAKYYADGEDAFCMRLDLDGIKKQIEDADKETNGTDGEVDEGEAVGEVGRDPAKGKEERKMKVAVGRSLGVGALVEKDESKH comes from the exons ATGGACATTCGTGTCCTCACCAGCGCGGACCTCCCGCTCATCCAGCACGCCAACCTGGAGAACCTCCCCGAAAACTACTTCCTCAAATACTACCTGTACCACGCGCTGTCATGGCCGCAACTAAGCTACGTCGCCGTGGATGTGAGCCGCCCTGCCAAAGGACCGTACGATTACCCCAAGATTGTGGGCTACgtgctggccaagatggaggaggagccgACGGACGGAGTGCCCCATGGTCATATTACGAGTTTGAGTGTCATGAGGACGCATAGACGGCTTGGTATTGCGGAGAAGTTGATGCGACAGAGCC AATTGGCCATGGTGGAATCCTTCCAAGCGAAATACGTGTCTCTTCATGTGCGCGTCTCCAACGTCGCTGCCCGGCATCTCTACGAAGATACATTGGGGTTCAAGAATGAAAAGGTCGAGGCGAAGTACTACGCGGACGGGGAGGATGCGTTCTGCATGCGTCTGGACCTCGATGGTATTAAGAAGCAGATTGAGGATGCGGACAAGGAGACGAATGGTACGGATGGCGAGGTGGATGAGGGTGAGGCGGTGGGCGAGGTTGGTCGTGATCCTGCGAAGGggaaggaggagaggaagatgaaggttGCTGTGGGGAGGAGTCTGGGCGTAGGGGCGTTGGTTGAGAAGGATGAGAGTAAGCATTGA
- a CDS encoding heterokaryon incompatibility protein (similar to Colletotrichum graminicola M1.001 XP_008094187.1) — MHRNGGVLGVVDGPNLLSIYSSPGKPIPNGAQLGLPQLFNPGSEEQFSLIKQCISRCDSIHRICRPPPENGPGECDDLPMPTRLLELGNSPRLVDSRVIGLQRYVALSHCWGNLSETEKFCTYRHNLADLQQHIDVPSLPPTFRDAVSVSLGIDIKYLWIDSLCIVQDDKEDWEYESVRMEQVFSGAYCTIAAGSAGSSLMGFLHNRQPRDCIQLSTSDDQTLYICPNIDDFHRDVELGELNKRGWVLQERALSRRTIFFTSTQVYFECGAGVYCETLTWLRNPMAAFLGDPNFPDSALKYYRDGRQMLIQDLYERYSNLAFTKKSDRAVAILGLQARLSKAFKTKAAYGFFPLYFPRLLLWKRGENRPMVRIQQPLRSRYYVPTWSWFSKDGPIKYMKLQFQEIEWATSDFSNPFKHSIGHEAAGESYEHAAASMLRVLARDVSVTKSDLSAKVTFDEAQEYDMDDLKCVVIGRDRASGSQQDRKLHVLIINLIRVLDESFYERVGVASLNSEEVAREGTWS; from the exons ATGCATCGGAACGGAGGTGTGCTAGGTGTCGTAGACGGACCAAACCTTCTCTCAATATACAGTAGTCCAG GCAAACCCATCCCAAACGGTGCTCAACTTGGGCTACCGCAGCTGTTTAACCCGGGCAGCGAAGAGCAGTTCTCGCTGATCAAACAGTGTATTTCACGCTGTGATTCTATTCATAGAATCTGCCGTCCACCACCTGAGAACGGCCCGGGTGAGTGTGACGACTTGCCCATGCCAACGAGGCTTTTGGAGCTTGGCAACTCTCCACGCCTTGTGGACTCTAGAGTGATTGGACTACAGCGATATGTGGCACTCAGTCACTGTTGGGGAAACCTCAGCGAGACTGAGAAGTTCTGTACTTACAGACATAATCTTGCTgacctccaacaacacattgATGTTCCAAGTCTACCACCGACCTTTCGGGATGCTGTCTCTGTATCGCTCGGGATCGACATAAAATACCTTTGGATTGACTCGCTTTGCATAGTCCAGGATGACAAAGAAGACTGGGAATACGAATCAGTCAGGATGGAACAAGTATTCAGCGGTGCGTATTGCACCATTGCCGCCGGGTCTGCTGGATCCTCGCTAATGGGCTTTCTTCATAATCGCCAACCCCGAGACTGTATCCAACTCTCGACTTCCGATGACCAAACTCTCTATATATGCCccaacattgacgacttTCACCGCGATGTTGAACTTGGAGAGCTCAACAAACGCGGTTGGGTGCTTCAAGAGAGGGCATTATCCCGGCgcaccatcttcttcacctccacGCAGGTGTATTTTGAGTGTGGTGCTGGAGTTTACTGCGAGACGTTGACCTGGCTTCGAAA TCCAATGGCCGCGTTCCTCGGTGATCCCAACTTTCCAGATTCCGCGTTGAAGTACTACCGTGATGGGCGACAGATGCTTATACAGGATCTCTACGAGAGATACTCTAACCTGGCCTTCACCAAAAAGTCCGACCGTGCGGTGGCGATTCTCGGCTTGCAAGCTCGACTGTCCAAGGCATTCAAGACAAAAGCTGCATATGGCTTCTTCCCGCTGTACTTCCCGCGCCTTCTATTGTGGAAGCGAGGCGAGAACCGTCCCATGGTGCGTATTCAACAGCCACTACGCAGTCGCTACTATGTGCCGACGTGGTCTTGGTTTTCGAAAGACGGTCCCATCAAGTACATGAAACTGCAGTTCCAGGAAATTGAGTGGGCAACTAGTGATTTCTCGAACCCATTTAAGCATAGCATTGGCCATGAAGCAGCAGGTGAGAGTTATGAACACGCGGCAGCCTCAATGCTGCGTGTGCTGGCAAGAGACGTGAGCGTTACAAAATCGGATCTTTCGGCCAAAGTTACATTCGATGAGGCCCAAGAATATGACATGGACGACTTGAAGTGCGTTGTTATTGGACGGGATAGGGCAAGCGGAAGCCAACAGGATCGAAAACTTCATGTTTTGATCATTAATTTGATCAGAGTGCTAGATGAGAGCTTTTATGAGAGAGTCGGGGTGGCATCCCTGAATTCTGAGGAGGTGGCGAGAGAAGGAACCTGG TCGTGA
- a CDS encoding heterokaryon incompatibility protein (similar to Colletotrichum fioriniae PJ7 XP_007596307.1) — translation MEDQTPNGVVDSISDYVARHSEPAHLQTKIFLPYDKFEELVTEEMVRSAFREAEIPEIKISELMKYIFNTGARRWFFIMCLTFEGVMHNVATFLENLQTNEITDKALPLGFKRVKGWRYHGYSIESPDSARLPDHDSPIFQNFHFSENQYIVFEGHQKKVTAPVFVPGQFQYYFSHIRSLPYMTVDSRPTSGGFFGEVSKVQIHIAHIPAMAKSVRPGNNYIDVAIKKAKVFEQVAEYFDKEVENLKKLRRSENLPHLIKAIAAYQIGQERCLMFPWAEGGNLSEYWKNSESHRKHYQGLIWIIDQFVGICSVFHKLHERNGRHGDLKPENILWFKDEEGYGTLRVADWGLSTFHEEGDNTKMRNDQGKMTRTPPGTDRYTPPEALPENDLKARSRLYDVWSIGCIVVELLVWLVEGFDSVESLRKKTTHFWDEEQNVRFIHHQVNSLLDNFDSRLKKLGKKDTAYGDLLKLVREDLLVMQVPESWESPVDASQRMRTNTEHAHVRMKAIRKKCRREYYLFPLEFQPPLLGRSDVVKKDGLLATSDNARAASTSSGTSGQVTNGGNYSEGESIAVPTNWNHQSINAQNSTMSDTQAYVSTPMPHP, via the exons ATGGAGGACCAAACGCCGAATGGCGTAGTGGACTCAATCAGTGACTACGTCGCACGCCACTCCGAGCCTGCTCACCTTCAGACCAAGATATTTCTGCCATATGACAAATTCGAAGAGCTGGTGACGGAGGAGATGGTACGTTCAGCTTTCCGGGAGGCAGAGATCCCCGAAATTAAGATAAGCGAGCTTATGAAGTATATTTTCAACACTGGGGCTCGTCGGTGGTTTTTCATCATGTGTCTTACCTTCGAGGGAGTCATGCACAACGTTGCTACTTTCCTAGAAAACTTACAGACGAATGAAATTACGGACAAAGCGCTGCCACTTGGGTTCAAGCGTGTCAAAGGCTGGAGGTACCACGGTTATAGTATCGAAAGCCCTGATTCAGCTAGACTTCCTGACCACGATTCGCCAATTTTTCAGAACTTTCATTTTTCTGAAAATCAGTACATCGTCTTCGAGGGTCATCAGAAGAAAGTCACTGCACCCGTGTTTGTTCCCGGTCAGTTCCAGTATTATTTCTCTCATATACGAAGCTTGCCATACATGACAGTTGATTCGCGGCCTACGAGCGGTGGATTCTTTGGCGAAGTCTCGAAAGTTCAGATTCACATAGCACACATaccagccatggcaaag TCAGTCAGACCTGGAAATAACTATATCGATGTCGCCATTAAAAAGGCGAAGGTTTTTGAGCAGGTTGCCGAGTATTTTGACAAGGAGGTCGAGAATCTCAAGAAGTTGCGAAGGAGCGAGAACCTACCGCATCTCATCAAAGCTATCGCTGCATATCAGATTGGCCAAGAGAGGTGCTTAATGTTCCCATGGGCAGAAGGCGGTAATCTCAGCGAGTATTGGAAGAACTCTGAATCGCATCGCAAGCATTACCAAGGGCTAATATGGATCATCGACCAGTTTGTGGGCATCTGCTCCGTGTTTCACAAGCTTCATGAACGCAACGGCCGGCATGGTGACCTCAAGCCCGAGAACATTCTTTGGTTtaaagacgaagaaggctACGGGACATTGAGGGTTGCGGACTGGGGTCTTTCTACATTCCATGAGGAAGGAGACAACACTAAGATGAGAAATGACCAGGGCAAAATGACTCGCACTCCACCGGGCACAGATAGATACACACCACCAGAAGCACTACCAGAGAACGACCTCAAGGCTCGATCCAGACTAtatgatgtctggtccattgGCTGTATCGTGGTTGAACTGCTCGTATGGCTCGTTGAAGGTTTCGACTCTGTCGAGTCGCTCCGAAAAAAAACCACACACTTTTGGGATGAAGAACAAAATGTTCGTttcattcatcatcaagtAAACTCGTTGCTGGATAACTTTGACTCAAGGCTGAAGAAACTCGGGAAGAAAGACACGGCTTACGGAGACCTTTTGAAGCTTGTGCGAGAAGACCTACTGGTTATGCAAGTGCCTGAGTCGTGGGAATCCCCGGTCGATGCCAGCCAGCGGATGAGAACAAATACCGAACACGCTCATGTTAGAATGAAAGCGATTCGGAAAAAGTGCAGACGCGAATATTACCTCTTTCCACTAGAATTTCAACCGCCTTTACTTGGACGGTCTGACGTTGTGAAGAAAGATGGATTGTTGGCAACATCAGACAACGCCCGAGCAGCGTCCACGTCGAGCGGCACTTCGGGTCAGGTAACCAACGGGGGCAATTATTCGGAGGGCGAATCTATAGCGGTGCCCACAAACTGGAATCATCAGAGCATCAACGCACAGAATTCCACAATGTCAGATACCCAGGCT TATGTTAGCACACCAATGCCCCATCCATAA
- a CDS encoding kinase domain-containing protein (similar to Colletotrichum graminicola M1.001 XP_008094188.1), with the protein MVEIAQNQEDKDCHSPVARYISLPTAPNSQVDESLVSDDCDNVMTLEQVHCFLDIAKESSILDSVHLKLKNSRLPSEMADHQSRGYLPIEVCLGILTRDIIKALIKETHSGVPVEEFKKLLNAAIESPRLLAILILMESISLLSVVEKAKIFDRHLPLIEAPNGVNSGLRTSISGDKVTHLLSNWTDNMLCVFDAHQNTVCVPFFNFELVEDKIPYFTLVSGTHLPWKSCGVMATGGSGIIRQVSIHPGHHNFKSEKSSEQEEHYFALKEIGTLCKDSYLQELRALRKTHATDAIKMHLIKLLLAFEHGTRKFLMFEWADGNLYDYWKGNAAPPEPTIEKCRWAAKQCLGLAAALGKIHGHDNLGDPSYSSDTPEKKDAEGDEKDWGRHGDIKPQNILWFKSYANEKDFLVISDLGLTRFHSQGSRSKVSPSGLEGHTAAYCPPEMVVSKHISQRYDIWSLGCVFLEFCTWWARGYQEGILRFESDRGDWVPGFIKNNNFFIVSKSEESYIPAQINPAVSQQIKDLLESHGDDRFAGPMLKLVKNKMLVVDKTKRAGIVEVHEELSEMVKKLEISKG; encoded by the exons ATGGTAGAGATAGCCCAAAACCAAGAGGACAAGGACTGCCACAGTCCAGTAGCACGATACATTAGCCTCCCTACAGCTCCAAATTCCCAGGTTGACGAAAGCCTTGTCTCAGACGACTGTGACAATGTCATGACCCTGGAGCAAGTCCACTGTTTTCTTGATATTGCGAAGGAATCCAGTATCCTGGACTCAGTTCATTTGAAACTTAAAAACAGTCGTTTGCCTAGTGAAATGGCTGACCATCAGAGCCGGGGATACTTGCCTATCGAAGTGTGTTTGGGAATATTGACCCGTGATATCATCAAGGCTCTGATCAAGGAAACTCACTCTGGCGTACCGGTTGAAGAATTCAAAAAATTACTAAACGCAGCCATCGAGAGCCCCCGACTTCTCGCTATTCTGATCCTGATGGAATCAATTTCTCTCCTAAGCGTCGTCGAGAAGGCAAAGATTTTCGATCGACACCTTCCCCTTATAGAAGCACCAAATGGTGTCAACAGCGGACTGCGAACAAGCATATCAGGGGATAAGGTAACGCATCTACTTAGCAACTGGACCGACAATATGCTCTGTGTGTTCGATGCCCATCAAAATACTGTATGTGTcccattcttcaacttcGAGTTGGTTGAGGACAAGATTCCGTACTTTACACTTGTTTCCGGCACACACTTGCCGTGGAAGAGTTGTGGCGTGATGGCAACAGGGGGAAGTGGAATCATTCGACAAGTTTCTATACATCCAGGGCACCACAACTTCAAATCCGAAAAG AGCTCGGAGCAAGAGGAGCATTATTTTGCACTGAAGGAGATTGGCACACTTTGCAAGGATAGCTATCTACAAGAGTTGAGAGCTTTGAGGAAGACCCACGCTACAGATGCAATCAAAATGCATCTAATTAAGCTGCTCCTGGCTTTTGAACACGGAACGCGGAAGTTCTTGATGTTTGAATGGGCTGATGGCAACCTATATGACTACTGGAAGGGAAATGCTGCCCCGCCAGAACCAACGATTGAGAAGTGTAGATGGGCAGCAAAGCAGTGTCTTGGGCTCGCTGCTGCCCTCGGCAAAATCCACGGACATGACAATTTGGGGGATCCATCCTACTCAAGCGACACTCCTGAAAAGAAGGATGCGGAgggagatgagaaggacTGGGGTCGTCACGGGGATATTAAACCGCAAAACATACTGTGGTTTAAATCCTATGCCAATGAGAAAGATTTTCTGGTCATCTCAGACCTGGGACTGACTCGGTTTCACTCCCAGGGGTCCAGGTCCAAGGTGTCTCCTAGTGGTCTTGAAGGGCATACAGCGGCTTATTGTCCCCCGGAGATGGTCGTATCCAAGCACATTTCCCAAAGATACGACATATGGTCTCTTGGATGTGTTTTCCTAGAGTTTTGCACTTGGTGGGCACGGGGCTATCAGGAGGGTATTCTTCGATTTGAGTCCGATCGAGGTGATTGGGTGCCAGGTTTCATCAAGAATAACAATTTTTTCATCGTGTCAAAGTCAGAGGAGTCGTACATACCTGCTCAGATAAATCCCGCCGTCTCACAG CAGATCAAAGACCTTCTGGAGTCTCACGGGGACGATCGATTCGCGGGTCCGATGTTAAAACTTGTGAAGAATAAAATGCTTGTTGTCGACAAAACAAAGAGAGCCGGAATTGTCGAAGTTCATGAGGAACTTTCTGAAATGGTCAAGAAACTTGAGATTTCTAAGGGTTGA